TGAACAGTCGAAGGACCGCCAGAATCTGGAAGTCGATTTTTTTGGCGGTGAGCCGCTTATGAATTTTGATGTGGTTAAAGAACTGGTGGACTATGCCAGAAGTAAGGAAAAAAGCCATCACAAGAAATTTAAATTTACAATCACAACCAACGGTGTGCTTTTAGACGACGAAAATATGGCTTATATCGACGAAAATATGGATAATGTAGTTCTGAGCCTTGATGGAAGAAAATGCGTGAATGACAATATGCGAAGGACAGTCAATGACAAGGGCTCCTTCGATATTATTATTAATAAGATTAAGAAAATGGCGGCTCTGCGCGAGGGTAAAAAGGACTACTATGTCCGCGGCACCTATACCAAGCATAATCTGGACTTCGGCGAGGATGTGAACTTCCTGGCGGAGGAAGGTTTTAAAAGTATTTCTGTAGAGCCTGTCGTTGCAGAAGAAGAGCACGATTATGCAATTTTGAGAGAAGACGTAGACCAAATTCTGGCAGAATACGATAAACTGGCCCTGGATTATCTCAACCGCCATGAAAAAGGCCTGGATTATAATTTTTTCCATTTTAATATTGATCTGAGCAATGGACCATGCGTCTATAAACGCCTGTCTGGCTGTGGAGCCGGCCGTGACTACGTCGCAGTGACACCTGAAGGGGATATCTACCCCTGCCATCAGTTTGTCGGCAACGAGGAATTTAAAATGGGAACGGTGGATGAAGGCATTCAGCGCCCTGAAATCAAAGATGAGTTCGGTAAGGCGAATCTACTGCAAAAAGAAAAATGCCAGAGCTGCTGGTGCAAATATTTCTGCGGCGGAGGCTGTCACGCAAATGCCTATAATTTTAACCATACAGTGATGGAACCCTATGATGTTGCCTGTGAGATTGAACGCCGCCGGGTAGAAAATGCCATTATGATCAACATTCTTGAAGGAAACGTCTGACAATAAAATAGTTGAGTGACAAAAAACCTCCATTCCATTTGATGGAGGTTTTTTTATGAAGCAAGATAATATTGGTGGAGAAAACTTAAGGATTCTATTTTTGAAAGCGTTAAACACTTGAAAAAAATTCGGGGATGGATATAATGTGTTTCGTAAATAGGAATTGCAAATCTAATCGCTGTGGAAAAGCAGACGAAATACGAGCGAAAGCTGAAAGGAGATAATCAGATGTTGTATCGAACTGTAGTTGACCACACCATGCCTGGTATGGGTAATGATAGCGAAGCGGATGTTCGCTTGAAAATTGCGAGCACCATGATTGATCGTGATTATCCGGTTGCAGAGATAGCGAAGATCACAGGTCTGTCCATCGATGACGTTGAAGAATTAAAGTGAAAATTTAAATAGGTTATTAAAACAGGTGCAGCTTAAACGTACCTGTTTCTTTATTTTTTGTACGCTTGACAGTCCTTAAAGGTTTCTTTATAATGAAGTGGTCCCGTGTTTGTGGTTGAAAGTCGATGCCAGTCGCAGGCGAAGCGATCCACGTAAGGCTTTCTAAAAGCGGAAAGCTGATCATAGTGCGGCCTAGATGTAAGACCAGCCGGTGCAAAACCGAGAGGAGGAGTTGTGATATAAACCTTGAGCTAAACTCCCAGCTGGCGAGTGTGGGGGAAAAAACCAGGTCAAGCGGGACATCAGGAGGCCTTTGGCCTCCTTGTTACATTATTGTAACAATTTGTATGTGCATTTTCGTGTGAGTTATGGTATAATATTGCCATCACCAGTGCGGGCTGACGATTTTTGTTAATCGTTTTAATGTACTGGTACAGTGACCTTTTGAAAGGAGTTATCATTATGAAATTCACAATTTACGGAAAAAACATGCATGTATCAGAAGGTTTAAAAGAAGCACTCAGGAAAAAGTTCGAAAAGTTTGACCGCTACTTTGGGCAGGAGACAGAAGTGTATGCGACATTCAGCAAGGAAAAAAACTTCCAGATGCTGGAAATAACCATACCGATGGGAAAAACGATTTTACGGGCTGAAGAAAAAAGTGAAGATATGGCCGGTTCCATTGAAGCTGTCGTTGACAAGCTGGAGGGCCAGTTAAGAAAACATAAAACAAAACTGCAGAAACGTTACGCTGAAGAAGCATTGAAATATAACCTGGACGGTCTTGAACCAATGGAAGATTATGAAGAGCATCCGCCAAAGGTTGTGCGCACAAAGAAATTTGCCGTCAAACCGATGTCAGTCGATGAAGCAACCATGCAGATGGAGCTTTTAGGACACGATTTCTTTGTATTTTTAAATGCGGAAACCGAGGATGTTAACGTTGTTTACATGAGAAAAGACGGAAACTATGGCCTGATCGAGCCGATTTTCTAGTAAAATAAACCCTAACACCCGTTAAGAAGTAGTATTTAACGGGTGTTTTTGTTTGACATAATAAATCTTTTGATTTAAAATAGATGTAATATAATGTCATTAGAATACGTGTTTACTTTTCAGAATAAATACAGAGGGTAGGGAAGTTATGTTTGTACTAATAGCAATTATACTAGGACTAATCATTGGCTTTATCAGAGGCGGGAGCTTTAAAGGCTTCAAAGCGAAGAAAATCTCCTTGCTGCCTTTGGGAATTATCGGAATTATTTTGCAGTTTGGACTCCATCTGTATTATTATACTGGCGGTATCGAAGCGGTTGATGCATTCTTACCAGTGGTCAATTTTATCAGCTACATTTTAATTTTGGTTATGCTGGTCTTTAATCTGGATGATTTCTGGACCATTATGATGGCGGTCGGCATCACAGCGAATTTTATTGTCACTTTTAT
The DNA window shown above is from Eubacterium limosum and carries:
- the scfB gene encoding thioether cross-link-forming SCIFF peptide maturase, which codes for MIHKFYLNGLYIVLDVNSGTVLTVDEMTYDVLDDYKEMSRDQIVEKLKHKYPEEELLEVILELEMLEEQKMIFTESDYDPNVYKNHDLVKALCLHVAHDCNLKCNYCFASQGDFNGEKLLMPLEVGKKAIDFIVEQSKDRQNLEVDFFGGEPLMNFDVVKELVDYARSKEKSHHKKFKFTITTNGVLLDDENMAYIDENMDNVVLSLDGRKCVNDNMRRTVNDKGSFDIIINKIKKMAALREGKKDYYVRGTYTKHNLDFGEDVNFLAEEGFKSISVEPVVAEEEHDYAILREDVDQILAEYDKLALDYLNRHEKGLDYNFFHFNIDLSNGPCVYKRLSGCGAGRDYVAVTPEGDIYPCHQFVGNEEFKMGTVDEGIQRPEIKDEFGKANLLQKEKCQSCWCKYFCGGGCHANAYNFNHTVMEPYDVACEIERRRVENAIMINILEGNV
- the hpf gene encoding ribosome hibernation-promoting factor, HPF/YfiA family, with protein sequence MKFTIYGKNMHVSEGLKEALRKKFEKFDRYFGQETEVYATFSKEKNFQMLEITIPMGKTILRAEEKSEDMAGSIEAVVDKLEGQLRKHKTKLQKRYAEEALKYNLDGLEPMEDYEEHPPKVVRTKKFAVKPMSVDEATMQMELLGHDFFVFLNAETEDVNVVYMRKDGNYGLIEPIF